Sequence from the Cryptococcus neoformans var. neoformans JEC21 chromosome 1, complete sequence genome:
CGATATCATGTCCTTCCGTCAAGGATTTTTCCACTGACACGGCCATAAAGTACGCGCCGGTTGTATTTTGAATCCAGTATCTCAAATGCAATCCTCCGTTGAATGTCTCCTGACACGTTCCAATGTACGGGTTGCCATAGTTGTATCTCAGTTCCTCAACTTCTGTCACATTCCCTTGATCGTCACCAAGGTTTGCTTGTTGGTCAGCACCTAAATGTTGACCCAAGCATTCTTCGCCGAGACCCGCCGAGCTGTCACAGAGTTAGCCTCAAGGCTTGGCGCGGATAAGATGCTTTTATATGTCGAAATAATTGAACATACAGCATATAGTTGAGAAAGCCACCATCATCGGCAGATTTGACGAGCACCTCGGCATCAGAATCGCCAGACAAAATTACGTTGAGTGGTTCACCCATACCAGCTGGATATGTACCATTCACGATCTAACCACAAGGTCAACGAGCTGCTGATAAGGCTTTTACAACTCGGGTCCGGCACTTACTGTCAACATATACCCTCCATTGTCTTCTGGATTTGTATAGCCACTCGCTCGCTTGCTCAAGGTAGTCGCCGATCCTAGCACCGCTCGCTCCACCGGATCTCGACCGACGTGATCTAAAATCACCGAAGCTTCGCTCGCGCCAGCCACATCTATCGGTGACGGTGAAGCTGAAGCCTGTGGGAGGAAAATGAGAAGGTGTgaagcaaggaagaaggcagtGGCGGAGACTGATAAAGGGACCATTGTTCTAGGCGAGCAGTACACGTTGTTCGTTGCTTAAATTCTTCAATGTCGAcgtggatgaagagtggaGATAGGTGAATCTATCGTCTATAAGTGGCTTGAACGAGGGTATCGGCGACAGTGGGAGCGTATACAACGATACTGGggacgaagaagcaggaaaaAATGGAATATCAAAAGAGAAATGAGACGAACTGAAGAATAATAATAGAGAATTGATTGTCGACTTTGAAGATAATTCAGGGGCGATCAAAAACCGCGATCTCGTTCGCGGTCACCGACGCAACTTGGCCCGCAACACGGTCGCttgctttatttttcaaGCAGTCAGGTCATATTCCAGGCCAgtcttccctttccacaAATACATCATCACCATGGCTTCCACAAAATCACTTCTCCGCTCCACTAGAGCATTCCCCTGcatcacttcttctcatgTCAGGTACATTGCCACCT
This genomic interval carries:
- a CDS encoding conserved expressed protein; protein product: MVPLSVSATAFFLASHLLIFLPQASASPSPIDVAGASEASVILDHVGRDPVERAVLGSATTLSKRASGYTNPEDNGGYMLTIVNGTYPAGMGEPLNVILSGDSDAEVLVKSADDGGFLNYMLSAGLGEECLGQHLGADQQANLGDDQGNVTEVEELRYNYGNPYIGTCQETFNGGLHLRYWIQNTTGAYFMAVSVEKSLTEGHDIVVNGYNIGRDELVGNLTGQSIDTRTLSNTSTLSGSATYNNYTYQTDVEYVPGLLENSSDGINHYLTVEEDGYPAIDGLVAVLTVRITDRPASSSFAFPTLSITPVALLVPLLSAILTLF